From the Psychrilyobacter piezotolerans genome, one window contains:
- a CDS encoding cytochrome c biogenesis CcdA family protein, translating into MEINILIVFLAGMGTFLAPCIIPLVPSYLSYISGIVLGKEQDGKQKFKVILHTTFFILGFGTAFSALQIVLFNFTNLASKLIGNNILNMIFGGIIVVMGLHMVGIFKITKLYSEKRMNFSFVRRNIGTSYLFGFAFGFGWTPCMGPVLFMVMSYLAGADTVWMGMLYIWIYTFGLGLPFMIFAIFMDRSNKLDFIKKNFLFSDKVSGVILIIMGTLLALNKMTIFLSWGF; encoded by the coding sequence ATGGAGATAAATATATTGATAGTTTTTCTTGCCGGGATGGGAACTTTTTTAGCACCCTGTATAATACCCCTGGTACCCAGCTACCTTTCCTATATAAGCGGGATAGTATTAGGAAAAGAGCAGGATGGGAAACAAAAATTTAAAGTTATCCTCCATACCACTTTCTTTATACTGGGTTTTGGGACAGCTTTTTCAGCCTTACAGATAGTACTCTTTAATTTTACTAATCTTGCCAGTAAGCTTATCGGGAACAATATATTGAATATGATTTTCGGCGGAATTATTGTGGTGATGGGTCTGCATATGGTAGGAATTTTTAAGATAACTAAGCTGTACTCTGAAAAGAGAATGAATTTTAGTTTTGTCCGGAGAAATATAGGAACATCCTATCTCTTTGGGTTTGCCTTCGGATTTGGATGGACACCCTGTATGGGTCCTGTTCTATTTATGGTAATGTCATATCTGGCAGGTGCCGATACCGTATGGATGGGAATGCTGTATATCTGGATCTATACTTTTGGGCTGGGACTGCCCTTTATGATTTTTGCAATATTTATGGATAGAAGTAATAAATTGGATTTTATAAAGAAGAACTTTTTGTTTTCAGATAAGGTCAGCGGAGTAATCCTCATTATAATGGGAACCCTTTTAGCTCTGAATAAGATGACTATCTTTCTCAGCTGGGGATTCTAA